DNA from Aggregatimonas sangjinii:
TAAAAATGTCGGTGATAAAATAGGCAAGAATCATTGCCGTGAAAAAAGTAAGTATGCGATCGGAATCATTGTCTAGACTAGGTCCGACGACAATAATCACACCCAACCAAAATACGAGCACTCCGATATTGATGAAATTCAGCAAAAATCCTTTGATAAATAGACCGACATACCCTTTACTGACCCTTTCAACGGTCTCTTTGGGTATCGCAGCATTCTTTGTGGCCTTCTTGATAATGGTAGTAAGGCCGTACACTACTAAAATAGCTCCTCCGAATACATAAAGGCCAGGTTGGTTACTAAGGTTTTCCAACAATTGAAAACTACTGAAATAAGCAGCAAATATAAAGAGTACATCCGCTAAAACTACCCCAAGGTCAAAGGCAATGGCCGCTCTAAAACCTTTTATGGCGCTGGTTTCCAAAAGCACAAAAAAAACAGGCCCGATCATAAAGCTTAGAATAAAGCCCGGTAGAATCGCCGCCTGAATATCTTCCCACAACATATAGGGGTAATTAGATTTTATGGTTTGTCAATTTATAGCATACTTCGAATGAAAAAGAAAGGAAAATCAAAAAGCTGTAAATGTTCTGATAGGGCTGTTATTGCACCCTTTTAACCGTACCCCCGAATACTGTCTTTTCTTCCATTTTTGCCGGGTCGCCATATACCAAAACCTCACCACCGGCCTTTACCGTAGCTTTTACATAATCGGAGGCGTAGATTTCAGCTCTTGAACCTGCGTTGACATTGACCGTCGTAAATTTGGTCTTTAAATCCTTGCCCTCGTAAACACCCCCGGTATTGATCGCTACATCCTGCAAGTCGGATGTACCGGTCGTTTCAATGACGCCCCCCGTAACCGTTTTTATCAACAATTGCTCCACTTCGGCATTAACGACTAGTTCACCACCTTCCTGGGCCTTAAGTTCGAGAACATCTTGCTTCATCGTTTCCTTTGAGGTAATACGCGCATCCTCGTTTACATCGATTATTACGATTTCGCCGGTATAGTGCACATCTACAAAAGTCCGATAACCACTAAAAATCTTAGTGAGTTTCATACGCAATTTTAAAACACCATCATTGTTGACAATGTTCACGTCCTGCGTATTGGTACCGGAAATGACCGCCTTGTTCTCTTTGGATTTAATAAGGTTTACCGCCAGTCCATCAAAGGCCTTGATTTCCCGGAACACGCCAATCTTTATCGTAACGGTTTCATCCTGTGCCGATAAATTACCTATAAAAAATATAAGTACTAACAAAAGTATCCTATGTTGCATCATATCAGTTTTTA
Protein-coding regions in this window:
- a CDS encoding LysE family translocator encodes the protein MWEDIQAAILPGFILSFMIGPVFFVLLETSAIKGFRAAIAFDLGVVLADVLFIFAAYFSSFQLLENLSNQPGLYVFGGAILVVYGLTTIIKKATKNAAIPKETVERVSKGYVGLFIKGFLLNFINIGVLVFWLGVIIVVGPSLDNDSDRILTFFTAMILAYFITDIFKILLAKRLKRKLTKERIRLIKKGIGVILIICGLVLMIKGFLPKDKFNLEKGLERIENIR
- a CDS encoding head GIN domain-containing protein — encoded protein: MLVLIFFIGNLSAQDETVTIKIGVFREIKAFDGLAVNLIKSKENKAVISGTNTQDVNIVNNDGVLKLRMKLTKIFSGYRTFVDVHYTGEIVIIDVNEDARITSKETMKQDVLELKAQEGGELVVNAEVEQLLIKTVTGGVIETTGTSDLQDVAINTGGVYEGKDLKTKFTTVNVNAGSRAEIYASDYVKATVKAGGEVLVYGDPAKMEEKTVFGGTVKRVQ